A window of Clostridium botulinum BKT015925 contains these coding sequences:
- a CDS encoding FecCD family ABC transporter permease translates to MVNSMKNLSDRLKILIILLSLIILGFLVIVTIGIGSVSIPIKDIIDTFLGHGNEINESIIMDMRLPRIIIAVFVGASLSISGALLQSVMSNPLADPGITGVSSGASLVAIIVMIYFPGLHGVLPFMAFLGAIVACIMVFALSWDNGLSSMRIILAGVAVNAIFVGATSLLSVLNSDKIQGILLWINGSIAYKGWNDVIYLVPYSIIGIVLALFCAKGSNLLALGDDVATNLGVNVNKTRIFISLVAVFLAGISTSVVGIIGFIGLIVPHICRLILGYDYKYLIPMSATLGGILLLVADTMARFIARPVELPVGVIMSMIGGPFFLFLLRRRK, encoded by the coding sequence ATGGTGAACAGTATGAAAAATTTAAGTGATAGATTAAAAATATTAATAATATTATTGTCATTAATAATTTTAGGGTTTTTAGTAATTGTTACTATTGGAATAGGAAGTGTAAGTATACCTATAAAAGATATAATTGATACGTTTTTAGGACATGGAAATGAAATAAATGAAAGTATAATCATGGATATGAGATTGCCTAGAATAATTATAGCTGTTTTTGTTGGCGCTAGTTTATCAATATCAGGAGCATTATTACAGTCTGTTATGAGTAATCCATTAGCAGATCCAGGAATTACTGGTGTTTCATCAGGAGCTAGTTTAGTAGCTATAATAGTTATGATTTACTTTCCTGGATTACATGGAGTATTGCCTTTTATGGCATTCTTAGGAGCAATAGTTGCTTGTATAATGGTTTTTGCTCTTTCATGGGATAATGGATTAAGTTCTATGAGAATAATTCTAGCAGGAGTAGCTGTAAATGCAATTTTTGTAGGTGCGACATCGTTACTATCAGTTTTAAATAGTGATAAAATTCAGGGGATTTTATTATGGATAAATGGAAGTATAGCATATAAGGGATGGAATGATGTAATTTATCTTGTTCCATATAGTATTATAGGAATTGTACTTGCTTTATTTTGTGCAAAAGGATCAAATCTTTTGGCGCTTGGAGATGATGTTGCAACTAATCTTGGTGTTAATGTAAATAAAACAAGAATTTTCATATCGTTAGTTGCAGTTTTTTTAGCAGGAATAAGTACATCAGTAGTAGGTATTATAGGATTTATAGGACTTATAGTTCCTCATATATGTCGGTTAATATTAGGTTATGATTATAAATATTTAATACCCATGAGTGCTACACTTGGAGGAATTCTATTATTAGTTGCAGATACTATGGCAAGATTTATAGCAAGACCTGTAGAACTTCCAGTAGGTGTAATAATGTCTATGATAGGTGGTCCATTTTTCTTATTCCTTTTAAGGAGGCGCAAGTAA
- a CDS encoding ABC transporter ATP-binding protein, which yields MLKINDFTIGYNEKVIVKNFNLHVKKGEMLTIIGPNGSGKSTVLKAVGRLLKPMNGVVYLDGKLLLEMSNKEISKEMACLSQHNSAPKDMTIRKIVSFGRNPHKNWFESLNKKDEDIITWAIEKTNLKHMENKNISDISGGERQRAWMAMALAQNPKVLLLDEPTTYLDINNQIEILELVKELNKKLNLTVVMVLHDLNQAAKYSTEVLVLKDGAIKAQGKPEEILDKKLIRSVYNVDMDILKDQFGEKVIFIPKKVYKENKMRERFKEQ from the coding sequence ATGTTAAAAATAAATGATTTTACAATAGGATACAATGAAAAGGTTATAGTAAAAAATTTTAATTTACATGTAAAAAAGGGTGAAATGCTTACAATAATAGGACCTAATGGTTCAGGAAAATCAACAGTTTTAAAAGCTGTAGGAAGATTATTAAAACCTATGAATGGAGTAGTTTATTTAGATGGAAAATTATTACTTGAAATGAGTAATAAGGAGATATCCAAAGAAATGGCTTGTCTTTCACAACATAATTCTGCTCCAAAAGATATGACAATAAGAAAAATAGTTTCTTTTGGAAGAAATCCTCATAAAAATTGGTTTGAATCATTAAATAAAAAAGATGAGGATATAATTACTTGGGCAATAGAAAAGACTAATCTTAAGCATATGGAAAATAAAAATATTTCAGATATTTCAGGAGGAGAGAGACAAAGAGCATGGATGGCCATGGCACTTGCTCAAAATCCTAAAGTATTACTTTTAGATGAACCAACAACATATTTAGATATAAATAATCAAATAGAAATATTAGAACTTGTTAAAGAGTTAAATAAAAAGTTAAATTTAACTGTAGTAATGGTTTTGCATGATTTAAATCAGGCTGCTAAATATAGTACAGAAGTATTAGTATTAAAAGATGGTGCTATAAAAGCACAAGGAAAGCCAGAAGAAATTTTAGATAAAAAATTAATAAGAAGTGTATATAACGTAGATATGGATATCTTAAAAGATCAGTTTGGAGAAAAAGTTATTTTTATCCCAAAGAAGGTATATAAAGAAAATAAAATGAGAGAGAGATTTAAGGAGCAGTAA
- a CDS encoding class D sortase, producing MKKKIIPVLLIVIGLILIFTGIGLKIYSKNRETKLIKKFNEEIQLQKQNNKLNNNENKKDDNKKENKKQNVNIGKELALIEIPSIDLQSVIVEGMEKEQLRYYLCHFESTAMPGENGNFSIAGHSSFIYNEILNHLYEVNIGDVIKLKTKKGEFNYVINYKFIVEPNEVEVLDQNKDKKTMTIVTCSNRGKKRLIVTAQMNEKI from the coding sequence ATGAAAAAAAAGATTATACCAGTTTTATTAATAGTAATAGGCTTAATATTAATTTTTACTGGAATAGGACTGAAAATTTATTCTAAAAATAGAGAAACAAAATTAATAAAAAAATTTAATGAGGAAATACAATTACAAAAACAAAATAACAAATTAAACAACAATGAAAATAAAAAAGATGATAATAAAAAAGAAAACAAAAAACAAAATGTTAATATAGGCAAGGAACTTGCTTTAATAGAAATACCATCTATTGATTTACAGTCTGTAATTGTAGAAGGAATGGAAAAAGAGCAATTAAGGTACTACTTATGTCATTTTGAGAGTACAGCAATGCCGGGGGAAAATGGAAATTTTTCAATAGCAGGACATAGTAGTTTTATTTATAATGAAATTTTAAATCATCTTTATGAAGTTAACATTGGAGATGTAATTAAATTAAAAACTAAAAAAGGTGAATTTAACTATGTTATAAATTACAAATTTATTGTTGAGCCTAATGAAGTTGAAGTTTTAGATCAAAATAAAGATAAAAAGACAATGACTATAGTTACGTGTAGCAATAGAGGAAAAAAGAGATTGATAGTAACCGCCCAAATGAATGAGAAAATATAA
- a CDS encoding ABC transporter ATP-binding protein/permease — protein MVNKRLINLVEGCRKWVFLTVLMNWISLILNIISIIYIGHYIQSTYLYGISLKKGLMTLGILISAIFIRFICNYMAVKFSTKCSQDARISLRNVLYNKLLKLGVHYNESVSTSEVVQVAIDGIEQLEMYFGKYLPQFFYSLLAPITLFIVLSFINVKAALVLILCVPLIPISIVAIMKIAKKLLSDYWEVYVNLGDTFLENLQGLTTLKIYSRDEDKNQQMNLEAERFRRITMKVLAMQLNSITLMDLIAFGGSAIGIIISLKEFSIGNLNIQGTFSIMLLSAEFFIPLRLLGSFFHVAMNGIAASEKIFKIIDSPYIRYDSYEVKKFDNIDIQFSNVSFGYEKERKILNSINLNIEHGKITAIVGESGCGKSTISNIIMGFYKEYTGDIRLNNIELRNINNYKLRKKINVVNHNSYIFTGTIEDNLRMGKDNATEKEIYNVLRRVNLYDFVIGLPKGLKSQIKEGGSNLSGGQKQRLALARALLYDSEIYIFDEATSNIDVESEDAIMKVIYDLKEVKTVILISHRLHNVRNADNIYVLSKGEIVENGNHQSLMENKDVYFKLVSEQQQLEKLGAEDCA, from the coding sequence ATGGTAAACAAACGACTAATAAACTTAGTTGAAGGTTGCAGAAAATGGGTATTTTTAACTGTATTAATGAATTGGATAAGTTTGATATTAAATATAATATCGATAATTTATATAGGTCATTATATACAATCTACATATTTATATGGGATTAGTTTAAAAAAAGGACTAATGACATTAGGGATTTTAATTTCAGCTATATTTATTAGATTTATATGTAATTATATGGCTGTTAAGTTTTCAACCAAATGTTCTCAGGATGCAAGAATATCTCTTAGAAATGTTTTATATAATAAACTTTTAAAGCTAGGTGTTCATTATAATGAAAGTGTTTCAACATCAGAAGTTGTACAGGTGGCAATAGATGGTATAGAACAATTAGAGATGTATTTTGGAAAATATCTACCACAATTTTTTTATAGTTTATTAGCTCCAATAACTTTATTTATAGTATTAAGTTTTATAAATGTAAAGGCTGCATTAGTATTAATTTTATGTGTACCATTAATTCCTATATCAATAGTGGCAATAATGAAGATTGCAAAGAAGCTTCTTTCAGATTATTGGGAAGTTTATGTAAATCTTGGAGATACCTTTTTAGAAAATCTTCAAGGACTTACAACATTAAAAATTTATAGTAGAGATGAAGATAAAAATCAACAAATGAATTTAGAAGCAGAAAGATTTAGAAGAATAACTATGAAGGTCTTGGCCATGCAGCTAAATTCTATAACTTTAATGGATCTAATTGCTTTCGGAGGAAGTGCAATAGGAATAATAATATCATTAAAAGAATTTTCTATAGGAAATTTAAATATACAAGGTACATTTTCTATTATGCTACTTTCAGCAGAATTTTTTATACCTTTAAGGCTTTTAGGATCTTTTTTTCATGTAGCTATGAATGGAATTGCAGCATCGGAAAAAATATTTAAAATAATTGATTCTCCTTATATAAGATATGATTCTTATGAAGTGAAAAAATTTGATAATATAGATATACAATTTAGTAATGTAAGTTTTGGCTATGAAAAAGAAAGAAAAATTTTAAATAGTATTAATTTAAATATAGAGCATGGAAAAATAACAGCTATAGTTGGTGAATCTGGGTGTGGTAAAAGTACTATTTCTAATATTATAATGGGATTTTATAAAGAGTACACAGGTGATATAAGATTAAATAATATAGAACTTAGAAATATTAATAATTATAAATTAAGAAAAAAAATAAATGTAGTTAATCATAATAGTTATATATTTACAGGAACTATAGAAGATAATCTAAGAATGGGAAAAGATAATGCTACTGAAAAAGAAATTTATAATGTATTAAGAAGAGTTAATTTATATGATTTTGTTATAGGATTGCCTAAAGGTTTAAAATCCCAAATAAAGGAGGGAGGAAGCAATCTTTCAGGTGGGCAAAAACAAAGATTAGCTCTTGCAAGAGCGTTATTATATGATAGTGAAATTTATATATTTGATGAAGCTACATCGAATATAGATGTAGAAAGTGAAGATGCAATAATGAAAGTTATATATGACCTTAAAGAAGTTAAAACAGTTATTTTAATATCACATAGACTTCATAATGTAAGAAATGCTGATAATATATATGTTTTAAGCAAAGGTGAAATTGTAGAAAATGGGAATCATCAAAGCCTTATGGAGAATAAAGATGTTTATTTTAAACTTGTAAGTGAACAACAACAATTAGAAAAGTTAGGAGCTGAGGATTGTGCGTAG
- a CDS encoding ABC transporter ATP-binding protein, which translates to MGKLIGLVKPLVHVMFITITMGVFGYLASIFITIYGGIGVVKLMGFQIEMSIKNIFIIVSVLAVARGFLRYLEQFTGHYIAFKLLAILRDRVFKKLRELSPAKLEGEEKGNLISIITSDIELLEVFYAHTIAPISIAIITSIFMTVYIGRIHMYLGIISAFGYITIGFIIPYFSSKLGNRAGLNYRNSVGNMNSLMLDSLKGMREIIMFNLGENRIQNIDDKGRELNKQLNIIKKHEGIIRAFTDSTILIYISIILFIGMYLYKLGLVNFQGVIISTISIMSSFGPVVALSNLSNNLVQTLASGDRVLNLLEERPIVKEVNIGEEIKFENMEASNVTFSYDNKNKILDNVDIKINKGEIIGIVGDSGCGKSTLLKLFMRFWDVKKGSIKISNRDIKNIKTNSLRNIESFVTQETFLFNDTIEENIKLGKKGATLEEVKMAAKKASIHDVIESLPNGYKTKVGELGENLSGGERQRLGIARTFLHNGDVILLDEPTSNIDSLNEKVIIKSIKEQCSNKTVIIVSHRISTVSIADKVYSMYNKQIVDRESIS; encoded by the coding sequence ATGGGCAAACTAATAGGTCTTGTAAAACCTTTAGTGCATGTAATGTTTATTACAATAACTATGGGAGTGTTTGGATATTTAGCTTCTATTTTCATAACTATATATGGAGGTATTGGTGTTGTAAAACTTATGGGATTTCAAATAGAAATGTCTATAAAAAATATATTTATTATAGTATCAGTATTAGCAGTAGCAAGAGGGTTTTTAAGGTATTTAGAACAGTTTACTGGACATTATATAGCATTTAAATTGTTAGCAATTTTAAGAGATAGAGTTTTTAAAAAGCTTAGAGAACTTTCTCCGGCAAAACTTGAAGGAGAGGAAAAGGGAAATTTAATATCAATAATAACTAGTGACATAGAATTATTAGAAGTTTTTTATGCTCATACTATAGCACCTATAAGTATAGCTATCATAACATCAATATTCATGACTGTTTATATTGGAAGAATTCATATGTACTTAGGTATAATAAGTGCATTTGGTTATATTACAATAGGTTTTATAATTCCTTATTTTTCATCAAAACTAGGAAACAGAGCGGGACTTAATTATAGAAATTCTGTAGGAAATATGAATAGTTTAATGTTAGATTCCTTAAAAGGTATGAGGGAAATTATAATGTTTAATTTAGGAGAAAACAGGATACAAAATATTGATGATAAAGGAAGAGAGCTAAATAAACAATTAAATATTATAAAGAAACATGAAGGTATAATTAGAGCTTTTACAGATTCAACCATACTTATATATATATCAATTATATTATTTATAGGAATGTATTTATATAAATTAGGTTTAGTAAATTTTCAAGGAGTAATAATTTCTACAATTTCAATAATGAGTTCTTTTGGTCCAGTAGTAGCATTAAGTAATTTATCCAATAATTTAGTTCAAACATTGGCATCAGGAGATAGAGTTTTAAATTTATTAGAAGAAAGGCCTATAGTTAAAGAAGTTAATATAGGAGAAGAAATTAAATTTGAAAATATGGAAGCTAGTAATGTTACATTTTCTTATGATAATAAGAATAAGATTTTAGATAATGTAGATATTAAAATTAATAAAGGGGAAATTATAGGAATAGTTGGAGATAGTGGATGTGGAAAAAGTACTCTTTTGAAGTTATTTATGAGATTTTGGGATGTTAAAAAAGGTAGCATAAAGATAAGTAATAGAGATATTAAAAATATAAAAACTAATTCACTTAGAAATATTGAAAGTTTTGTTACTCAAGAGACATTCTTATTTAATGATACAATAGAAGAAAATATAAAATTAGGTAAGAAAGGTGCTACATTAGAAGAAGTAAAGATGGCTGCAAAAAAAGCTTCAATACATGATGTTATAGAAAGTCTTCCTAATGGATATAAAACTAAAGTAGGTGAACTTGGTGAAAATTTATCAGGAGGAGAAAGGCAAAGACTTGGAATTGCAAGAACATTTCTTCACAATGGGGATGTGATTTTATTAGATGAACCTACTAGTAACATAGATAGTTTAAATGAAAAAGTTATAATAAAAAGTATTAAAGAACAATGTAGTAACAAAACAGTTATTATAGTTTCACATAGAATATCCACAGTTTCAATAGCAGATAAGGTCTATTCTATGTATAATAAGCAAATAGTAGATAGAGAATCGATAAGTTAG
- a CDS encoding PTS sugar transporter subunit IIB → MKIVACCGSGLVSSFIIQTNVEKALKELEIKSIEVEVSSIGSAKNIPADIYIGGREIAGQLSMLDGKIITLNNIIDSMEIRSKLAQTLNELNYAE, encoded by the coding sequence ATGAAAATAGTAGCATGTTGTGGAAGTGGGTTAGTAAGTAGTTTTATAATACAAACAAATGTAGAAAAGGCTTTAAAAGAATTAGAAATCAAAAGTATAGAAGTAGAAGTATCTAGTATAGGATCAGCAAAAAATATACCTGCAGATATATATATAGGTGGAAGAGAAATAGCAGGACAATTATCAATGTTAGATGGAAAAATAATAACATTAAATAATATTATAGATAGTATGGAGATTAGATCAAAATTAGCACAAACATTAAATGAATTAAATTATGCAGAATAA
- a CDS encoding Hsp70 family protein, with product MGRIIGIDLGTTTCEVAYLNNGQPEIILNDLHKKITPSVVSISDENGFIVGELAKRQAILKPDKTVIEVKRLMGESNKIKLGDKELLPEEISAIILKKLKEDAEKYLGEKVTEAVITVPANFNDFQRKATKKAGEIAGLNIERIINEPTAAALAYGINNLNNNEKILVYDLGGGTFDVTVLELFEGVIDVKSSRGNNKLGGKDFNEIIESYIINNFEAHYEVSLKNNIKALACIKEAAEKAKIQLSVEEDVEINIPFIEVDKKGNPLEINTNLTRSKFELFIMDLVDSTERIIDNAIKAAGYTVDDIDVVIAVGGSSKIPCIQRLLQEKFNNKIRYNVNPDEAVALGAAVQAAIKNDDISSENGILITDACSHTLGTSIVEKIADGKFMDCIYDPIIPRDTKIPCTEKKIYHTIKDNQTSVIIDVYQGEQKLATKNIKIGEFILKGIPKAPAGKESIEVSFTYDLNGMLQVFAKILSTGKTIKKVINTSKEDFKKVKDDNKEKNNKKDLKIWEEAELYNSFKSIVIFAEKKIKKINDDKSRKKIRMAIDKLKKSVICEDKEEAEKYNEELTDLLFELD from the coding sequence GTGGGAAGAATAATAGGAATTGATTTAGGAACTACAACTTGTGAAGTTGCATATTTAAATAATGGACAACCTGAAATTATATTAAATGATTTACATAAAAAAATAACGCCATCAGTAGTTAGTATATCAGATGAAAATGGATTTATAGTAGGAGAATTAGCTAAAAGACAGGCTATATTAAAACCAGATAAAACAGTAATAGAAGTAAAACGTTTAATGGGGGAAAGTAATAAAATTAAACTTGGAGATAAAGAACTTTTACCAGAAGAAATATCAGCTATTATTTTGAAGAAATTAAAGGAAGATGCAGAAAAATATTTAGGAGAAAAAGTAACTGAGGCTGTTATTACTGTTCCTGCTAATTTTAATGATTTTCAAAGGAAAGCTACTAAAAAAGCAGGAGAAATAGCCGGTTTAAATATAGAAAGAATTATAAATGAACCTACGGCAGCGGCATTAGCATATGGAATTAATAATTTAAATAATAACGAAAAAATTCTTGTATATGATTTAGGTGGAGGAACTTTTGATGTTACTGTTTTAGAATTATTTGAAGGCGTAATAGATGTAAAATCTAGTAGAGGTAATAATAAGCTAGGTGGAAAAGATTTTAATGAAATAATAGAGAGTTATATTATAAATAATTTTGAAGCTCATTATGAAGTAAGTTTAAAAAATAATATTAAGGCATTAGCATGTATAAAAGAAGCTGCTGAAAAAGCTAAGATTCAGTTATCCGTGGAGGAAGATGTTGAGATAAATATTCCATTTATTGAAGTAGATAAAAAGGGAAATCCTTTAGAGATAAATACAAACTTAACTCGTAGTAAATTTGAATTATTTATTATGGATTTAGTAGATTCTACTGAAAGGATAATTGATAATGCTATAAAAGCAGCAGGTTATACTGTGGATGATATTGATGTTGTAATAGCTGTTGGGGGTTCAAGCAAAATTCCTTGTATTCAAAGATTACTACAAGAAAAATTTAATAATAAAATAAGATATAATGTAAATCCAGATGAGGCAGTAGCATTAGGGGCAGCAGTACAAGCTGCTATAAAAAATGATGATATAAGTTCGGAGAATGGTATATTAATTACTGATGCGTGTAGTCATACATTAGGTACAAGTATTGTAGAAAAAATAGCTGATGGAAAATTTATGGATTGTATATATGACCCTATAATACCTAGGGATACTAAAATACCGTGTACTGAGAAAAAAATATATCATACTATAAAGGACAATCAAACTAGTGTAATCATAGATGTTTATCAAGGTGAACAAAAATTAGCTACAAAAAACATAAAAATAGGAGAATTTATTTTAAAAGGTATTCCTAAAGCACCAGCGGGAAAGGAATCTATAGAAGTATCATTTACCTATGATTTAAATGGTATGCTACAAGTGTTTGCAAAAATATTAAGCACAGGAAAAACTATTAAAAAAGTAATAAATACATCTAAAGAAGACTTTAAAAAAGTAAAAGATGATAATAAAGAAAAAAATAATAAAAAGGATTTAAAAATATGGGAAGAGGCGGAATTATATAATAGCTTTAAGAGTATAGTTATTTTTGCAGAAAAAAAGATAAAAAAAATCAACGATGATAAATCTAGAAAAAAAATAAGAATGGCAATAGATAAGTTAAAAAAATCAGTAATATGTGAGGATAAAGAAGAAGCAGAGAAATATAATGAAGAATTAACAGATTTATTATTTGAATTAGATTAA
- a CDS encoding tetratricopeptide repeat protein, which produces MDKVIEISGIYYNNALKFIHENKISKAVVYIKKSLKLYSKDFEVLNLMGICQYILCDFDKAYFYWNKSIECNDSDNRAKEYIKILKSRKFSRIIRLYNEALEEIKDSQYKEAIEKLEQIIDEEKNFLEPYIIIGLCYYMLEKYNTSKKYIEVALKIDKENEKCLLYLREINDKRNIKIIQYKSNKTSKAVASISTLLVITLLGVLYKNHSSYIKVKNNLAEYEQKYNINNVEFQLIKNKYNQLNSKLQKNQEQIKDKFNGKNDNEIFNESILHYKDKKFKLALEGFTYVSDKGLDEALVAESTYFSAVCYEKLLNLNKSEEFYCKYINKYKNKNYYDDALYNYGIMLYRQGKKDKAKGILYLLQKEVPNSIFINNIVKMILNN; this is translated from the coding sequence ATGGATAAAGTAATAGAGATTTCAGGTATTTATTATAATAACGCACTTAAATTTATACATGAAAATAAAATTTCAAAGGCAGTAGTATATATAAAAAAAAGTTTAAAACTATATTCTAAGGATTTTGAAGTGTTGAATTTAATGGGAATATGCCAATACATATTATGTGATTTTGATAAGGCATACTTTTATTGGAATAAGAGTATAGAATGTAATGATTCAGATAACAGAGCTAAAGAGTATATAAAAATATTAAAAAGTAGAAAATTTAGTAGAATTATAAGATTATATAATGAAGCTTTAGAAGAAATAAAAGATTCACAATATAAAGAAGCCATAGAAAAATTAGAGCAGATAATTGATGAAGAAAAAAATTTTTTAGAGCCTTATATTATAATAGGTCTTTGCTATTATATGTTGGAAAAATATAATACTTCTAAAAAATATATAGAAGTTGCTTTAAAAATAGACAAAGAAAATGAAAAATGTCTATTGTATTTAAGGGAAATAAACGATAAAAGGAATATAAAAATTATTCAGTATAAATCAAATAAAACTTCTAAGGCAGTTGCAAGTATTTCAACACTTTTGGTAATTACATTATTAGGCGTATTATATAAAAATCATAGTAGTTATATTAAGGTTAAAAATAATTTAGCTGAATATGAGCAAAAATACAATATAAATAATGTTGAGTTTCAATTAATTAAAAATAAATATAATCAATTAAATAGTAAGTTGCAAAAAAATCAGGAACAAATTAAAGACAAATTTAATGGAAAAAATGATAATGAGATATTTAATGAATCTATTTTACATTACAAAGACAAAAAATTTAAACTAGCATTAGAGGGATTTACATATGTATCTGATAAAGGATTAGATGAAGCTTTAGTAGCAGAATCAACATATTTTTCAGCAGTTTGTTATGAAAAACTGTTAAATTTAAATAAATCCGAGGAGTTTTATTGCAAATATATAAATAAATATAAAAATAAAAATTATTATGATGATGCTTTATATAACTATGGAATTATGTTATATAGACAAGGAAAAAAGGACAAAGCAAAAGGCATATTATATTTATTACAAAAAGAAGTACCTAATAGTATTTTTATAAACAATATTGTAAAAATGATATTAAATAATTAA
- a CDS encoding J domain-containing protein yields MDNLYDILQIDDKIRDIEIKKAYIKMLRKYPPEKCPEEFKKIREAYEILIDPVLKAEYNAFINHKDNINEYRKKGNNALDKKQYRRAILYYKKILLIEPKLTFAKNKLGLVFFYDKQYEEAIIQFRELIQLNPHNSIFYNNLAYVYKEQRKYDLAEELLLKSYNIDSTNEKTVLVLVDIYIALGDYEKGIKFINRCIEENESDTFKEIMYYLKLIRIYVNINNINMISQILDRVKNIIPDEEKVKEYVVWKLQKILEELLKDNDYELGYNICEKLLQIDSKSEKILNLYNKFNEILKVHDLLKELARDERIIECLKKPIIYYLHWNINNEKEFNKKKKKNIEEIRESIENNFINVLKSINILKTKYEVLYKYKEELYKDAYNMANENKLKNINEQKYSEEVCACNEEKDWPILYSTNLKEQKRRYKLKRRFRKILLGCAVISLVLVITILKFHLFKRR; encoded by the coding sequence ATGGATAATCTATATGATATTCTTCAAATAGATGATAAAATACGGGATATAGAAATTAAAAAAGCATATATAAAAATGCTTAGAAAATATCCACCAGAAAAGTGTCCAGAAGAATTCAAAAAAATAAGAGAAGCCTATGAAATTTTAATAGATCCAGTATTAAAAGCAGAGTACAATGCTTTTATCAATCATAAGGATAATATAAATGAGTATAGAAAAAAAGGTAATAATGCATTAGATAAAAAACAATATAGAAGAGCTATATTGTATTATAAAAAAATACTACTTATAGAGCCTAAGCTTACTTTTGCAAAAAATAAATTAGGACTTGTGTTTTTCTATGACAAGCAATATGAAGAAGCTATTATTCAATTTAGAGAGTTAATCCAGTTAAATCCGCATAATAGTATATTTTATAATAATCTTGCTTATGTTTATAAAGAACAACGAAAGTATGATTTAGCGGAAGAATTATTATTAAAATCATATAATATAGATTCTACAAATGAAAAGACTGTTTTGGTATTGGTAGATATTTATATAGCATTAGGTGATTATGAAAAGGGAATCAAATTCATAAACAGATGTATAGAGGAGAATGAATCTGATACTTTTAAAGAAATTATGTATTATTTAAAGTTGATAAGAATATATGTCAATATAAATAATATCAATATGATTTCTCAAATTCTTGATAGAGTTAAAAATATAATTCCTGATGAAGAAAAAGTTAAAGAATATGTAGTATGGAAACTTCAAAAGATATTGGAAGAATTATTAAAAGATAATGATTATGAACTTGGATACAATATATGTGAGAAATTATTGCAAATAGATAGTAAAAGTGAAAAAATATTAAATTTATATAATAAATTTAATGAAATTTTAAAAGTACATGATTTATTAAAAGAATTAGCAAGAGATGAAAGAATTATAGAATGTTTAAAAAAACCTATTATATATTATTTACATTGGAATATTAATAATGAAAAAGAATTTAATAAGAAAAAGAAAAAAAATATAGAGGAAATAAGGGAGAGTATAGAAAATAATTTTATAAATGTATTAAAGAGTATAAATATATTAAAAACTAAATATGAGGTTCTTTATAAATATAAAGAGGAACTTTATAAAGATGCTTATAATATGGCTAATGAAAATAAATTAAAGAATATTAACGAACAAAAATATAGTGAAGAAGTGTGTGCTTGTAATGAAGAAAAAGATTGGCCTATACTTTATAGTACTAATTTAAAAGAACAAAAGAGAAGGTATAAATTAAAGAGAAGATTCAGAAAGATATTATTAGGGTGTGCAGTTATATCGTTAGTATTAGTTATAACGATTTTAAAGTTTCACTTATTTAAAAGAAGATAA